Proteins encoded together in one Coffea arabica cultivar ET-39 chromosome 2c, Coffea Arabica ET-39 HiFi, whole genome shotgun sequence window:
- the LOC113726846 gene encoding transcription factor DUO1-like, whose product MAGRRERLTCDEMGEIKKGPWKAEEDEVLINHVKKYGPRDWSSIRSKGLLQRTGKSCRLRWVNKLRPNLKNGVKFSAEEERIVIDLQAQFGNKWAKIATYLPGRTDNDVKNFWSSRQKRLARILQTPASSSSSSSNRSQRNKHVPAIHDVPPFEASKFSSSSEEDSLPKSQSCLSSYTVKSLTVEMEMVPLPELMHPNTLNYEQSFLPPEFDLIEKKPCIETLSQLPFPQIPNFQSEFALSLENNEVVTRLGDPNYLEAFGSSISSELGNVQLPIMPTCFESERRSTQIAAKCEIGNPVTPDSFVDDFPIDIFDHIEPLPSPLDW is encoded by the exons ATGGCTGGGAGAAGAGAAAGATTAACGTGTGATGAAATGGGTGAGATAAAGAAAGGCCCCTGGAAAGCAGAAGAAGATGAGGTTCTGATAAACCATGTCAAGAAATATGGCCCCAGAGACTGGAGCTCCATTCGATCCAAAGGCCTTTTGCAGCGTACTGGCAAGTCTTGTCGCCTCCGTTGGGTTAATAAACTTCGACCCAACTTAAAGAA CGGGGTAAAGTTCTCTGCAGAGGAGGAGAGGATTGTAATAGATCTTCAAGCACAATTTGGGAATAAGTGGGCAAAAATTGCAACGTATTTGCCTGGGAGAACAGACAATGATGTCAAGAACTTTTGGAGTAGCAGGCAGAAGAGGTTGGCGAGGATCTTGCAAACCcctgcatcatcatcatcatcatcatcaaataGGTCACAAAGAAACAAGCACGTCCCTGCCATTCATGATGTTCCTCCTTTTGAG GCATCCAAGTTCAGTTCTTCAAGTGAGGAAGACTCGCTGCCTAAATCCCAGTCTTGCTTATCATCATATACCGTAAAATCTCTGACAGTGGAAATGGAAATGGTGCCATTACCAGAGCTAATGCATCCCAACACACTCAATTATGAGCAGAGTTTCCTTCCACCCGAGTTTGATTTGATTGAGAAGAAGCCATGCATTGAGACACTATCACAGCTTCCTTTTCCTCAGATTCCTAACTTCCAATCGGAGTTCGCACTTTCACTGGAAAACAACGAAGTTGTCACGAGACTTGGGGATCCTAACTATTTGGAGGCTTTTGGAAGTAGCATTTCTTCTGAATTAGGCAATGTGCAACTCCCCATCATGCCGACGTGTTTCGAATCAGAGAGAAGAAGCACTCAAATTGCTGCAAAGTGTGAAATTGGCAACCCTGTGACTCCAGATAGCTTCGTGGATGACTTCCCCATAGATATATTTGATCATATTGAACCCCTTCCTAGCCCATTAGACTGGTGA
- the LOC113726847 gene encoding uncharacterized protein: MGQSDGDGEQQQLQEVQVNHDFFEQHVVVMRHGDRLDNFDLLWASKASRPWDPPLTQDGKDRAFARGRKFRAGRSPVNFPIHRVFVSPFLRCLQTATEVVHGLCAVNDDDLTVTSSNGITIDPSKIKVAVEYGLCEMLNATAVRPENVPKDYDFGFDISKCEAVLPAGTIDHSVEPVDKEIPQWGELPADARIRYCSVIKELADKYPSENLLLVTHGEGVGSSVTAFAENTQVYAADYCGYSHLSRSVFPAEDESFTAGPFKVHIKDGENGLSYCGSSVERDST; the protein is encoded by the exons ATGGGCCAGTCGGATGGCGATGGGGAACAACAACAGTTGCAGGAGGTACAAGTAAATCATGATTTCTTCGAGCAACACGTCGTCGTAATGAGGCACGGAGACAGGTTAGACAACTTCGACTTGTTGTGGGCCAGCAAGGCCTCTCGGCCCTGGGATCCACCATTAACCCAAGATGGAAAAGACCGGGCTTTTGCTCGCGGTCGGAAGTTCAGGGCCGGCCGCTCTCCCGTTAATTTCCCTATCCATCGGGTCTTCGTTTCTCCATTTCTCCGGTGTCTCCAGACCGCCACCGAAGTTGTCCACGGCCTCTGCGCCGTCAACGATGACGATCTCACCGTCACTTCCTCCAACGGCATCACCATCGACCCCTCCAAAATCAAG GTCGCTGTTGAGTATggattgtgtgaaatgttgaaTGCAACTGCAGTTAGACCTGAGAATGTTCCTAAGGACTATGACTTTGGTTTTGACATCTCTAAGTGTGAAGCTGTCTTACCAGCTGGAACTATAGATCACAGCGTGGAACCGGTTGATAAGGAG ATCCCACAATGGGGAGAGTTACCAGCGGATGCTCGAATCAGATATTGTTCAGTCATAAAAGAACTTGCTGATAAATATCCCTCAGAGAACTTGTTGCTTGTGACACATG GAGAAGGAGTTGGGTCTTCTGTTACAGCATTTGCAGAAAACACACAGGTATATGCAGCTGACTATTGCGGATATTCACACTTGAGCAGATCTGTATTTCCTGCTGAAGACGAGTCTTTTACTGCTGGACCATTTAAGGTCCATATAAAGGATGGTGAAAATGGCCTCAGTTACTGTGGATCTAGTGTCGAGCGAGATTCTACATAA
- the LOC113726848 gene encoding uncharacterized protein, with translation MGKSSGCNRVRGKRQKLKPEAKRKVGGESSGGGSSWGKNKCVSPPPPAEKTSLPPRLGLKESGSYEEFIRNALERTRARRCNPYIGFEPFGGEKMADESTIERYLEQIEESDGFDIDVFPGGRETIYVPIRNFKNDPQLYKDLVEMAIMALEEFNDKNKDTKGVPFGFKDIEKVISYMCAGEVFHITFQAEEAETAEVKTFQAKVYEPIQEDQREVMLVRLKKY, from the exons ATGGGTAAGAGCAGCGGCTGCAATCGTGTCCGCGGCAAACGTCAGAAATTGAAGCCGGAAGCGAAGCGCAAAGTTGGAGGTGAGAGCAGCGGTGGAGGATCATCGTGGGGAAAAAACAAATGCGTTTCTCCACCACCACCAGCTGAAAAAACATCGCTTCCTCCGAGGCTGGGTCTCAAGGAGTCAGGGAGTTATGAGGAATTTATCAGGAATGCCCTAGAAAGAACTCGCGCTCGCCGTTGTAATCCTTATATTGGTTTCGAGCCATTCGGCGGCGAAAAGATGGCCGACGAGAGTACCATTGAACGGTACCTCGAACAGATCGAGGAGAGCGAT GGTTTTGACATAGATGTTTTTCCGGGTGGTCGTGAGACTATCTATGTCCCCATTAGAAATTTTAAGAATGATCCTCAGCTTTACAAAGATCTCGTTGAAATGGCTATCATGGCACTTGAAGAGTTCAATGATAAGAACAAAGATACCAAG GGTGTACCATTTGGGTTTAAAGATATTGAGAAGGTAATTTCATACATGTGTGCTGGCGAGGTCTTTCACATTACCTTCCAAGCTGAAGAGGCTGAAACTGCTGAGGTCAAGACCTTCCAAGCTAAGGTTTATGAACCTATCCAGGAGGACCAAAGAGAGGTTATGCTCGTCAGACTGAAAAAATACTAG